The Fusobacterium simiae genome window below encodes:
- the cysK gene encoding cysteine synthase A gives MIYDNLLDLIGNTPVVKLQFKNEDNIADVYIKLEKFNLGGSVKDRAALGMIEAAERDGLLKKGYTIVEPTSGNTGIALALIGRLKSYNVIITMPDTMSVERRAILKAYGAELILTDGAKGMKGAIEKAEELVKENPTYFLPQQFNNKANPEKHYETTAKEILDDFKDLDVFVAGVGTAGTLSGVGKRLKENFKNVKVVAVEPETSAVLSGEQPGKHVIQGIGAGFIPGNYENDVVDEVIKISNDEALEFSKYLSKKEGLFLGISSGANVAAAYKLAKKLGKGKKVLTISPDGGEKYLSIEAFQTK, from the coding sequence ATGATATATGATAACTTATTGGATTTAATTGGAAACACACCTGTTGTAAAATTACAATTTAAAAATGAAGATAATATTGCAGATGTTTATATAAAACTTGAAAAATTTAACTTAGGTGGAAGTGTGAAAGACAGAGCTGCCTTAGGAATGATTGAAGCTGCTGAAAGAGATGGGCTATTAAAAAAAGGTTATACAATAGTTGAACCCACATCAGGAAATACAGGAATAGCCCTTGCATTAATTGGAAGATTAAAAAGCTACAATGTTATTATAACTATGCCTGATACTATGAGTGTTGAAAGAAGAGCTATATTAAAGGCTTATGGAGCAGAACTTATATTAACTGATGGTGCAAAAGGGATGAAAGGTGCTATTGAAAAGGCGGAAGAATTAGTAAAAGAAAATCCAACTTATTTCTTACCTCAACAATTCAATAACAAAGCAAACCCAGAAAAACATTATGAAACTACTGCAAAAGAAATTTTAGATGATTTTAAAGATTTAGATGTTTTTGTTGCAGGTGTTGGAACAGCTGGTACTCTTAGTGGAGTTGGAAAAAGATTAAAAGAAAACTTTAAAAATGTTAAAGTGGTTGCAGTTGAACCAGAAACATCAGCAGTACTTTCAGGAGAACAACCTGGAAAACATGTTATTCAAGGTATAGGAGCAGGTTTTATTCCTGGAAACTATGAAAATGATGTAGTTGATGAAGTTATAAAAATATCTAATGATGAAGCTCTTGAATTTTCTAAATATCTTTCAAAAAAAGAAGGATTATTCCTAGGAATTTCATCAGGAGCAAATGTAGCTGCTGCATATAAGTTAGCTAAAAAATTAGGAAAAGGTAAAAAAGTTCTTACTATTTCACCAGATGGTGGGGAAAAATACCTATCTATTGAAGCATTTCAAACAAAATAA
- the epsC gene encoding serine O-acetyltransferase EpsC, with translation MNIFSWFKDEFLNIQKKDPAIKSKLEIILYPSFHAIIYHKLAHSLYKCRLFFLARLISQIARFLTGIEIHPGATLGRRVFFDHGMGIVIGETAIVGDDCIIFHGVTLGGLSSKKPNKTNSNKRHPTIKNNVLLGAGAKLLGDITIGENVKVGANAVVLHDIPDNSIAVGVPARIIVRD, from the coding sequence GTGAACATTTTTAGTTGGTTTAAAGATGAATTTTTAAATATTCAAAAGAAGGATCCTGCTATAAAAAGCAAATTAGAAATTATATTGTACCCTTCTTTTCATGCAATAATTTATCATAAATTAGCACATTCTTTATATAAATGTAGGTTATTCTTCTTAGCTAGACTTATTTCACAAATAGCAAGATTTTTAACTGGAATTGAGATACACCCAGGAGCAACCTTAGGAAGAAGAGTTTTCTTTGATCATGGTATGGGAATAGTAATTGGAGAAACTGCCATTGTTGGAGATGATTGCATTATATTTCATGGAGTTACCTTAGGTGGTCTTAGTTCTAAAAAGCCAAATAAAACGAACAGCAATAAAAGACATCCTACTATAAAAAATAATGTTTTGTTAGGAGCAGGAGCAAAACTTTTAGGTGATATAACTATTGGAGAGAATGTCAAAGTTGGAGCAAATGCTGTTGTTCTTCATGATATTCCAGATAATAGTATTGCAGTCGGTGTTCCTGCTAGAATTATTGTCAGAGATTAG
- a CDS encoding homoserine O-succinyltransferase — protein MPIRVANNIPAKNQLTNEGIVFIEENRANTQDIRPLDILILNLMPKKEETETQLLRLIGNSPLQINVEFLMVRNHEVKNTNLSHIKKFYQFFDDIKNNYYDALIITGAPIEHMDFEEVDYWKELQKIFEWSKTHVFSCLHICWAAQARLYNDYKIEKTIQPEKVFGVFEHKTSISNNPLIRGFSDIFLVPHSRHTHINENKLSSIKELEVLAKSKVGSLLISTEDLKNIFITGHLEYDRETLLKEYKRDKDKGLEIKIPINYFPNDDDSKTPLHTWKTTAHLFYHNWLNAVYQLTPYDLKELDK, from the coding sequence ATGCCAATCCGTGTTGCAAACAATATACCAGCTAAAAATCAATTAACAAATGAAGGAATTGTTTTCATAGAAGAAAATCGTGCTAATACCCAAGATATTCGTCCATTAGATATTTTAATACTAAATTTAATGCCAAAAAAAGAAGAGACAGAAACTCAATTACTTCGTCTTATAGGAAACTCACCTCTACAAATCAATGTTGAATTTCTTATGGTTAGAAATCATGAGGTAAAAAATACAAATTTAAGTCATATTAAAAAATTTTATCAATTTTTTGATGATATAAAAAACAACTATTATGATGCCTTAATAATTACAGGAGCTCCTATTGAACATATGGACTTTGAAGAAGTTGATTATTGGAAGGAATTACAAAAAATATTTGAATGGAGTAAAACTCATGTTTTCTCTTGTTTGCATATTTGTTGGGCTGCTCAAGCTCGTTTATACAATGATTATAAAATTGAAAAAACTATTCAACCAGAAAAAGTTTTTGGAGTTTTTGAGCATAAAACTTCAATTTCAAATAATCCTTTAATTAGAGGATTTAGTGATATTTTCTTAGTTCCTCATTCAAGACATACTCATATAAATGAAAATAAATTATCCTCTATAAAAGAACTTGAAGTTTTAGCAAAATCAAAAGTTGGTTCTTTACTTATTAGTACAGAAGATTTAAAAAATATTTTTATAACAGGACATTTAGAGTACGATAGAGAGACTTTATTAAAAGAATATAAAAGAGATAAAGACAAAGGATTAGAAATAAAAATCCCTATAAATTACTTTCCTAATGATGATGATAGCAAAACTCCTTTACATACTTGGAAAACAACAGCACATTTATTTTATCATAATTGGTTAAATGCTGTTTACCAACTTACACCTTATGATTTAAAAGAACTTGATAAATAA
- a CDS encoding toxin-antitoxin system YwqK family antitoxin: MKKIFIILFLILSIFSIVNAHPFKSEKELYDYYTKIDKKINEELKNSPEKILKDRKDSLKTLSMDVFGADKVLGDDNYLFGFDKNGKIMSVMKRAVLDGPSMIARIYYPNGNLKEVYLDDDDFVTGIVRTYYENGKKYEEIPYYKGKKEGLRKIYFENGNLSNEVHYVDDLREGKTTDYYNNGNIFRLKHYKDNIGNGEFTEYYRNGQIKVKGNYKGGLREGEFKFYSESNKYLGSVFYKNKEIIKNTLNEEDMKDLSASFEFADMALFLRSTTHDTVGIAADVYLNGKPKLCMPYNVNGELHGDYIEFYENGQISYEITYENGLRQGKSITYLENGKIIGETNYIDGKKEGKSLETFIDMIQKKANYKNNKIDGDMFLYYPSGKLLQKRSFVNGKAEGELIEYYENGVIKEKAYFINDKQEKEHLFYDEKGNLIKTDIYKNGIKQ; the protein is encoded by the coding sequence ATGAAAAAGATTTTTATTATTTTGTTTTTAATATTATCTATATTTTCTATTGTAAATGCTCACCCATTTAAAAGTGAAAAAGAGTTATATGATTATTATACTAAGATTGATAAAAAAATTAATGAAGAGTTAAAAAATAGTCCTGAAAAGATTTTAAAAGATAGAAAAGATAGTTTAAAAACTCTATCTATGGATGTCTTTGGTGCAGATAAAGTATTGGGAGACGATAACTACTTATTTGGTTTTGATAAAAATGGAAAAATTATGTCAGTAATGAAAAGAGCTGTACTAGATGGACCTTCAATGATAGCTAGAATTTACTATCCCAATGGAAATTTAAAAGAAGTATATTTAGATGATGATGATTTTGTAACAGGAATTGTTAGAACTTACTATGAAAATGGAAAAAAGTACGAAGAAATTCCTTATTATAAAGGAAAAAAAGAAGGTTTAAGAAAGATTTATTTTGAGAATGGAAATCTATCAAATGAAGTTCACTATGTTGATGATTTAAGAGAAGGAAAAACAACAGATTATTATAATAATGGAAATATATTTCGTTTAAAACACTATAAAGATAATATAGGAAATGGAGAATTTACTGAATATTATAGAAATGGTCAAATAAAAGTAAAAGGAAATTACAAAGGAGGCTTAAGAGAAGGCGAATTTAAATTTTATTCTGAAAGCAATAAATATCTTGGTTCAGTTTTTTATAAAAATAAAGAAATCATAAAAAACACTCTAAATGAAGAAGATATGAAAGATTTAAGTGCAAGCTTTGAATTTGCAGATATGGCTTTATTTCTTAGAAGTACTACCCATGATACTGTCGGGATAGCTGCTGATGTATATCTCAATGGAAAACCTAAACTGTGTATGCCTTATAATGTGAATGGTGAACTTCATGGAGATTATATAGAATTTTATGAAAATGGACAAATTTCGTATGAAATAACTTATGAAAATGGACTTAGACAGGGGAAATCTATTACTTATTTAGAAAATGGAAAAATCATAGGAGAAACAAATTATATAGATGGTAAAAAAGAAGGTAAAAGTTTAGAAACTTTTATAGATATGATACAAAAGAAAGCAAACTATAAAAATAATAAAATTGATGGTGATATGTTTTTATATTATCCAAGTGGAAAACTTTTACAAAAAAGAAGTTTTGTCAATGGAAAAGCTGAAGGAGAGCTTATTGAATACTATGAAAATGGTGTTATAAAAGAAAAAGCATATTTTATAAATGATAAACAAGAAAAAGAACATTTATTCTATGACGAGAAAGGAAATCTGATAAAAACTGATATTTATAAAAATGGTATAAAACAATAA